The genomic segment AAACAACAGGCTGCTGTTTGATTAGCCCGAGCGCGCCGTATGTTGGCGTGGCCGCGGGTCATCTCCCGTGCCAAAGGctctttttacccccccccccccttcccaaccGCGCTCTAACCACACGACGCATCCACGTGGAAGCGCCGATAACCGAATATGATTTAATAACCCGCATCAGGCCGTCTGAGCCCCTCAGCCCCGTTGCCGGGGAGACGCTGTTTGGCGAGCAGATAAATTGCAGCACTGCGATAAGTGCCGCTACCCGCGCGCCGCGTGTTCGGGAGCGCCGGGTAAATAAAGTGCAAATCGGCggccagagaaagagagagagagagaaagagatccAATAAAGCAAGCTGAGCAAGCACGCCGGCGAGGGGGCCGGGCCAGGACCGCGACAAAGCCCGTGAAGTGCTTCtggaacaggaagtgaaaagtgATGGAACCATCATGACTTTCTGCAATTTGGGGGATTGCGTGCGCTTGGTTGGATGCCAGGTAAGGATcagcactcttttttttgggggggtgttttttagCTCGACCAGTGGCGAGAGTGAAAAAAATTTGGATAGTTTGGACTGTCATTTACTGTTGTTGTCGCAgctgtccaaacatttttttttccttcttctcaaaGCGAAATCAACATTTGGGTTGATTTTGGGATTGAaaatttgcaaacaaaaaaagaattcagaATTTGCAGAATTCAGAATTTAATATTCAGTTCAGGTCATCTGTCTGCATTTGTACCATTATTTgggtttttaagataagatatcctttattcgtcccacactggggaaatttacagcctccagcagcaagaatgtatgtagaaagaagaaagagaaaaaaacaacaacaaacatctttcaattaaatacaatatgaacacaaatggataaatcgcagtactatttacaattttccttcacatcatttaattattattattatgattgttattttttattcatcagcctgacagcagtcggtaggaactagcgtcggtatctctccttcttgcagcgcgggtttTGCtttctgaatttgtttttgacaaatttgtcttgcttttttattattatttctttttttttttacaatatcaagtcaagagtatttctggagcactttcaaacagacatcgctgcatacaaagtgctgtacatggcgcgatttaacatgcacaataaacagtaagacaaatcggtaataataataataatcggtagaaagcaccaagcagtaaaatcaagaccaaatctatgaaaaacaaatgtttttatcaTGCCCAACAAGAAGCATATATCAATCGGATTCATGTAGAAAAATCATTTTtcgacccccaaaaaagtccgaACCACACTGTTGGAATTTTGAATTGTGATGCAAAGCATCTCGGCATAGTTTGACAATTTGATCGTCGAAGGAAATGTCATCGTTTGAGCATGATTTGCTCTTCAGAATTGGCGGTTTTGATCGAAACCCTCGACTACTTATGTGACTCACTCGTATCGCTTGAGAGAAAGGCCTCGAGACAAAAAACAGAACGCGAACAGAtcgaaaaaaatactttgatgtgaattcaaaacaaataaGTGACTCGACTATGAGCCAGATCGATAGATGGACACTTCACACTGCGAAGGGAAATTAAATATTGAGTCTTGGACTAGGGTGGTCAATCCAATTACTTTGTGTTTGCTAACGTGATGTTTTTCCTCAAAGAACACGGCCTTCGATCAAGTGGAATCCATTTAATTAGGCTCAGTGATTTATTGATGGGAAATGGAGGAGGCCGGacggttatttaaaaaaaaaaaaaaaaaaaaaaggaacgtgCCCAACGGTTTGTTTATTGGTGCGCGCAGAATGACTTGCGAGCGCACACACTGTCCGTGACGTCACGGACAATCGCCGCGCCGCGGTGGCTCATCACGTGAAAGTGTTTGTCTGTCTCTTACCAGAACACAAGCGGCCAGTTAATAAAGAAGACGGACGGCGCTCCGTCGTGTTTGTCGGGAAGTCGGCTTTACGCACTCACGTGTGGTCCGAAAACACGCCGACGGAAGTCAACAAAGAACAGCTTACACCAAACTCGGACGATAGTCAAATCATTCTTTGTCGACTCTCTCTCGACTCTCCGAATTAAAATAGGTCCATCCCAAATATacgagctttttcaaaaacgtagcagaataaagtgtaattgcacatccagtACAGCGGGGGCAGATTTCCAAATGCCTTCAAAGAGCTTAATAACGGGTATGGGGGAAAAAGCATTTACACGCTTTTGTTGACAGCTTATTTAATTTGCATGCGGCATAACAGCCAAATGCCGCTTCACCTTGTTTGCGTTGAAATCTGGGGGTCACCTTGCggcgggggtggtgggggtggtggaccccgaaaagcaggcaagagatAGGAGCCGGgtgaactttcattcattcattcattcatcttccgagccgcttgatcctcactagggtcgcggggggtgctggagcctatcccagctgtcttcgggcagtaggcgggggacaccctgaatcggatgccagccaatcgcagggcacatagagacgaacaaccattcgcgctcacactcacacctagggacaatttagagtgttcaatcagcatgtttttggaatgtgggaggaaaccggagcacccggagaaaacccacgcaggcccggggagaacatgcaaactccacacagggaggccggagctggaatcgaacccggtacctctgcactgtgaagcccacgtgctaaccactggactaccgggccgcctccggGTGAACTTGACAACTTCTATTAAAAATACTGAGGAAACAAAATCCAGAACACACAAagtctggaaaacaaaacaaatccaaagtagcaaacgaAACCACGGCGtaagcaaaaaacaaagaaaaaaaacgacgtgATAAACACAAACTAACGGAAACCGTGACAGCAACTAACAATGACCCgccgggctgggagtccttttaaaacaCTAATTACatcatgaccaacaggtgtgcagctgcagggagagccctacagtgccccctgttggtcacaaacagaatcacgaCACTGGGCTCCACAAATTGACCCGAGTCTGCTAAGTACAAAAACCTCGCCTGCTTTATATTCCATCAGCATTTCTTGAATGTCATCAGGACCCAAGTCATTGATTTAGACCATTAGCGGCATTTTTAAAATCCGATCAGCTcattcagaattctgagatCTGAAGAGATCTTAAGATACACTCGCTACGAGTCTCTGTGAAGTCATCTCTTTTCTATTCCTTCCCAGGAAGGAGGAGCTAATCGCGGGGCTCCATAGCAGGAAgcagacgccgccgccgccgtctcgcCAGACCCCTACCGAGCCGCCGTCGCAACATGGCAGGTCCGATGTCCGCGAAGGAGCCGTCCACGCACGAGTGCGGCGCGGAGCTGTGCCTGTCGGTCTACGTCGTCACCTTCGTGCTGGGCTTCCCGGCCAACGCGCTGGCCTTCTACACCTTCTGCGGCAAAGTCCGGCACAAGGCCACGCCCATCGACATCCTGCTCCTCAACCTGACCGTCTCGGATCTGCTCTTCCTGCTCTTCCTGCCCTTCAAGATGCGCGAGGCCATGACCGACATGATGTGGGAGATGCCCTACGAGCTGTGCCCGCTGTCGGGCTTCATCTTCTACATGACCATCTACAGCAGCACCTTCTTCCTGACCGCCGTTAGCGTGGAGCGCTACCTGGGCGTGGCCTTCCCCATCCGGCACAGCCTGAAACGCCGGCCGGTCTACGCCGTCGCCGCCAGCGTCTTCTTCTGGATCTTCTCCATCAGCCACCTTAGCATCGTCTTCATCATGCCTTTCATCGGGACGCCCGAAGAACCCGTCAACGCCACGGCGGCGGCCAACGTCAGCGCGCCGGCTCGCCGCGGGTCTCCCGAGGAGGTTTGCTACGACGACTTCTCGGAGGCCCAGCTGAAGGTGCTCCTGCCGGTGCGTCTGGAGCTGTGCGTGGTTCTCTTCTGCATCCCCTTCCTCATCTGCAGCTTCTGCTACATCAACTTCATCCGGATCCTGTCGCGGCTGCAGCACATCGACCGGCGGAGGCGTCTAAGGGCCAT from the Hippocampus zosterae strain Florida chromosome 5, ASM2543408v3, whole genome shotgun sequence genome contains:
- the LOC127601006 gene encoding free fatty acid receptor 3-like isoform X2, producing the protein MLFSSLCLSVYVVTFVLGFPANALAFYTFCGKVRHKATPIDILLLNLTVSDLLFLLFLPFKMREAMTDMMWEMPYELCPLSGFIFYMTIYSSTFFLTAVSVERYLGVAFPIRHSLKRRPVYAVAASVFFWIFSISHLSIVFIMPFIGTPEEPVNATAAANVSAPARRGSPEEVCYDDFSEAQLKVLLPVRLELCVVLFCIPFLICSFCYINFIRILSRLQHIDRRRRLRAIGMALGTLLVFAGCFGPYNASHVVGFLTWRNPDWRDKALLCSTFNACLDPLIFYFSSSAVRGTVAQVMKGARDRLSGCPSGRCPRRVPERGGGDDKECKRERNNAAT
- the LOC127601006 gene encoding free fatty acid receptor 3-like isoform X1 encodes the protein MAGPMSAKEPSTHECGAELCLSVYVVTFVLGFPANALAFYTFCGKVRHKATPIDILLLNLTVSDLLFLLFLPFKMREAMTDMMWEMPYELCPLSGFIFYMTIYSSTFFLTAVSVERYLGVAFPIRHSLKRRPVYAVAASVFFWIFSISHLSIVFIMPFIGTPEEPVNATAAANVSAPARRGSPEEVCYDDFSEAQLKVLLPVRLELCVVLFCIPFLICSFCYINFIRILSRLQHIDRRRRLRAIGMALGTLLVFAGCFGPYNASHVVGFLTWRNPDWRDKALLCSTFNACLDPLIFYFSSSAVRGTVAQVMKGARDRLSGCPSGRCPRRVPERGGGDDKECKRERNNAAT